The genomic window AGAGAGGTAATACTGAGGTCAGGTTTAAAAGACTTAAAAATAGCCTTTATATTGTTGTTCTCATTTGTCTCTGCAATTCCATTTAATCCATCTGCTTTGGCAATTATATAGTAGCTGCCCGGAGTTGTTCCTTCCGGAAGATTTACAATTGTTGACCCTGTGCTGACTTGACCGACTTTGATCAAAGGAACAGCTCTATTCCCAATGATGGCATCTCCTGCATCAAGTTTGGAATTTGCCGAGAGATAAAAACTTGTTGTTGAAGCGCCTGCGTCACCGGACCCATTGTTCTTTGTCGTATCATTAATAGTTATAGATGAGCATGTGAGAGTTGCTGAAAGAGCAGACACAACAAGGTCAGTTGGAGAACAGGCATCGCCAACTCCATCATTATTTACATCTGCCTGATCTGGATTAGAAATATCCGGGCAGTTATCAGTCTGGCATGTGTTCCCCGGAAATCCCGGGTCACCAAATCCGTCACCATCTGTATCCATACATGTATCGCAAGCATCGCCAATCCCGTCATTGTCAGTATCATGTTGATCCAGATTATACATATCAGGACAATTATCTGTCGGACAGGTATTTGCCGGGTATCCCGGATTCCCAAATCCATCGCCGTCTGTATCGGTACAGCCAAAGTCAGAACCTATTGTAAAGCTTCTTACCGCAGCAAACTGAGAACCTTTGAATCCATTATCAATAGCCTGAACGCTCCAGTAATATCTTCCAGATGGCAGATTATAGATAGACCAACTATTATTATGATTTACATTTCCGATTGCCGGGATTCTCCGGGTGCCGGTATCAGCATCAGACATTGGAGACATTATCTCGCAGCTTTTCAGAGATGTCCCGATGCGTAAATTATAAGTAATACCATCTTGAGGAGTTTCTGCATCAGTTGATTTATTCCAGGCTAATGTTACTTTATTATCTTCTATAACCTCGGAAAGTCCGTTAGGTGCAACCGGTGGAGTGTTAGAGACAGTGGTATTATTCCGGTATAAACCTTCAATCTGAAGTAAAAGTACATCCAGATCACCATCATTGTCATAGTCTCCCCAGCTTACTGAACCATGATCCACCCAGCCCAATGGTGCAAAAATATCAACAAAATTTCCTCCCCCATCATTACGATACACCTTAGTAACTTCCGTTGTACCTGAGCCAGTATATCCGGTTAGTAATATATCGAAATCACCATCATTGTCATAGTCCCCCCAGGCAGCAGAGCTATCATAAACCGCAATAAGAGAAGCAGAGATGTCAACAAAGTTCCCTCCTCCATCATTGCGGTAAACCTTGGAAACTCCAGTTGTACCTGAGCCAGTATATCCGGTTAGTAATATATCGAGGTCGCCATCGCTGTCATAATCTCCCCACGCAACAGAGGAATTATAAACCCCAATCATAGAAGCAGAGATATCAGTAAAATTTCCTCCTCCGTCATTACGATAAACTTTTGAAACAGGACCATCAGGTGAATTGCCTGTAATGAGGATATCAAGGTCGCCATCATTGTCATAATCTCCGAAAGCTCCGGAACCATCAGAAATTTCTGCAAAAGGTGCAGTGTCAATAAAATTTCCTCCCCCATCATTACGGTATATCATTGAAAATTTTCCTCCCAAATCGTCCCATCCGGTGACTAACATATCTAAGTCACCATCATTGTCGTAGTCCCCAAAAGAATCAAAAAAAGTATAAGAATTTAGTGGGTGGAAAACGGCGCTACCAAAACCTCCAGTACCGGTACTCTCTTTCAATATATATACCGAGCAATAGCAATGAGAAGTAATTCCTGAATAAGCTATATCCAGATAGTTATCATTGTTGTAATCTCCAAAGGCTGCAGAACCGTAGTATGCTCCTCCAAAATTATGAACTTTTGGAAAATATGCTTCATTTTCAAACCACCCATCATTCCTGTACAAATTAGCCACATAGCCATAATAATCATTCATCCCTACAGAAAATATATCCAAGTCGCCATCGTTATCATAGTCTCCAAATACATTACAGCCACTATACGTTGCCGGTAAA from Nitrospirota bacterium includes these protein-coding regions:
- a CDS encoding VCBS repeat-containing protein; translation: MSYIKRFGFLYLTAVLFFCLPLFCGAESFQGVNIGYPYTSDLPATYSGCNVFGDYDNDGDLDIFSVGMNDYYGYVANLYRNDGWFENEAYFPKVHNFGGAYYGSAAFGDYNNDNYLDIAYSGITSHCYCSVYILKESTGTGGFGSAVFHPLNSYTFFDSFGDYDNDGDLDMLVTGWDDLGGKFSMIYRNDGGGNFIDTAPFAEISDGSGAFGDYDNDGDLDILITGNSPDGPVSKVYRNDGGGNFTDISASMIGVYNSSVAWGDYDSDGDLDILLTGYTGSGTTGVSKVYRNDGGGNFVDISASLIAVYDSSAAWGDYDNDGDFDILLTGYTGSGTTEVTKVYRNDGGGNFVDIFAPLGWVDHGSVSWGDYDNDGDLDVLLLQIEGLYRNNTTVSNTPPVAPNGLSEVIEDNKVTLAWNKSTDAETPQDGITYNLRIGTSLKSCEIMSPMSDADTGTRRIPAIGNVNHNNSWSIYNLPSGRYYWSVQAIDNGFKGSQFAAVRSFTIGSDFGCTDTDGDGFGNPGYPANTCPTDNCPDMYNLDQHDTDNDGIGDACDTCMDTDGDGFGDPGFPGNTCQTDNCPDISNPDQADVNNDGVGDACSPTDLVVSALSATLTCSSITINDTTKNNGSGDAGASTTSFYLSANSKLDAGDAIIGNRAVPLIKVGQVSTGSTIVNLPEGTTPGSYYIIAKADGLNGIAETNENNNIKAIFKSFKPDLSITSL